The following are encoded together in the Xanthomonas sacchari genome:
- a CDS encoding HpcH/HpaI aldolase/citrate lyase family protein, which translates to MACKIGLLNSVPSALLCEMFGHVGYDFAVLDLEHVLRSPAELEHAIRACELGGCEAWVRVPEVDAKLIGRVLDAGARGVVLAGLDSAEQAERAVAAAHFPPHGRRGITGGRATGFGSVALADYIARSRERLRVIPMIESAAGVRALPQILQVPGVSLVMEGALDLALDLGLGPQPTHPQVWEQLLAIDGACRAAGIPFCPNPRDAAQRAHWLAQADLQWLFAGEDRALLQAALRQRAADLRSP; encoded by the coding sequence ATGGCCTGCAAGATCGGGTTGCTCAACTCCGTGCCCAGTGCCCTGCTGTGCGAGATGTTCGGGCATGTCGGCTACGACTTTGCGGTGCTGGACCTGGAACACGTGCTGCGCTCGCCAGCCGAGCTGGAACACGCCATCCGCGCCTGCGAGCTGGGCGGCTGCGAAGCCTGGGTGCGGGTGCCCGAGGTCGACGCCAAGCTGATCGGCCGGGTGCTCGACGCTGGCGCCCGCGGCGTGGTCCTGGCCGGGCTGGACAGCGCCGAACAGGCCGAGCGCGCGGTTGCCGCCGCGCACTTTCCGCCGCACGGCCGCCGCGGCATCACCGGTGGCCGCGCCACCGGCTTCGGCAGCGTGGCCCTGGCCGACTACATCGCCCGCAGCCGTGAGCGCCTGCGCGTGATCCCGATGATCGAAAGCGCCGCCGGCGTGCGCGCGCTGCCGCAGATCCTGCAGGTGCCTGGCGTGTCGCTGGTGATGGAAGGCGCGTTGGACCTGGCGCTGGACCTGGGCCTCGGCCCGCAGCCCACCCACCCGCAGGTCTGGGAGCAGTTGCTGGCGATCGACGGGGCCTGTCGCGCCGCCGGCATTCCGTTCTGCCCCAATCCGCGCGACGCCGCGCAGCGCGCGCACTGGCTGGCGCAGGCGGACCTGCAGTGGCTGTTCGCCGGCGAGGACCGCGCGCTGCTGCAGGCCGCGTTGCGCCAGCGCGCGGCCGACCTGCGCAGCCCCTGA
- the ybaL gene encoding YbaL family putative K(+) efflux transporter, with protein sequence MHHDTSLIDIIAVGLALAFVLGTLAHRLKLSPLVGYLVAGICVGPFTPGFVADQALATQLSELGVMLLMFGVGLHFSLEDLMEVKWIAIPGALAQIAVATLLGWGLAWSMGWPTLHGLVFGLALSVASTVVLLRAMEERRLLETQRGRIAVGWLIVEDLVMVLALVLLPALADALGGKGADTGAILGALGVTLLKMAAFVAVMLVVGRRAIPWALEKVAATGSRELFTLSVLAIALGVAFGSATLFGVSFALGAFFAGMLLKESELSHKAANDSLPLRDAFAVLFFVSVGMLFDPHILVEHPWQVLATFLTITVGKSLAAFVIVRAFGHPTGIALTISTSLAQIGEFSFILAGLGVSLAILPETGRDLILAGALLSIIANPLLFSWLDRWQARQAVEAPVTVEPELPPGPSLDLVDHAIVIGYGRVGSALAAVLRERGVPVLVIDDNRDHVERAHADGIPGIRGSAAADRVLAEAHPEKAKIAILAIPQPLEAGEALAKLRALNPALTLLARAHSDAEVKHLLDHGADGTVMAERELAYSLAEMVMATPPYRGMRAVAR encoded by the coding sequence ATGCATCACGACACCAGTCTCATCGACATCATCGCGGTCGGGCTCGCGCTCGCCTTCGTCCTCGGCACGCTCGCCCATCGCCTCAAGCTCTCGCCGCTGGTCGGCTACCTGGTGGCAGGCATCTGCGTGGGGCCGTTCACGCCGGGCTTCGTCGCCGACCAGGCCCTGGCCACCCAGTTGTCGGAACTGGGGGTGATGCTGCTGATGTTCGGGGTGGGGCTGCACTTCTCGCTCGAAGACCTGATGGAAGTGAAGTGGATCGCGATCCCCGGCGCGCTGGCGCAGATCGCGGTCGCCACCCTGCTCGGCTGGGGGCTGGCCTGGAGCATGGGTTGGCCGACCCTGCACGGCCTGGTGTTCGGCCTGGCGCTGTCGGTGGCCAGCACCGTGGTGCTGCTGCGGGCGATGGAGGAACGGCGCCTGCTGGAAACCCAGCGCGGGCGCATCGCGGTCGGCTGGCTGATCGTGGAGGACCTGGTGATGGTGCTGGCGCTGGTGCTGCTGCCGGCGCTGGCCGACGCGCTCGGCGGCAAGGGCGCCGACACCGGGGCGATCCTCGGCGCGCTCGGCGTCACCCTGCTGAAGATGGCCGCGTTCGTAGCGGTGATGCTGGTGGTCGGCCGCCGCGCCATCCCGTGGGCGCTGGAGAAGGTCGCCGCGACCGGCTCGCGCGAGCTGTTCACCCTGTCGGTGCTCGCGATCGCGCTGGGCGTGGCGTTCGGCTCGGCCACCTTGTTCGGCGTGTCGTTCGCGCTGGGCGCGTTCTTCGCCGGCATGCTGCTGAAGGAATCGGAGCTGAGCCACAAGGCCGCCAACGACTCGCTGCCGCTGCGCGACGCCTTCGCGGTGCTGTTCTTCGTCTCGGTGGGCATGCTGTTCGACCCGCATATCCTGGTCGAGCATCCGTGGCAGGTGCTGGCCACCTTCCTGACCATCACCGTCGGCAAGTCGCTGGCCGCGTTCGTGATCGTGCGGGCGTTCGGCCACCCCACCGGCATCGCCCTGACGATCTCCACCAGCCTGGCGCAGATTGGCGAGTTCTCCTTCATCCTCGCCGGCCTCGGCGTGAGCCTGGCGATCCTGCCCGAGACCGGCCGCGACCTGATCCTGGCCGGCGCGCTGCTGTCGATCATCGCCAACCCGTTGCTGTTCAGCTGGCTGGACCGCTGGCAGGCGCGCCAGGCGGTGGAGGCGCCGGTGACGGTGGAACCGGAGCTGCCGCCGGGTCCGTCGCTGGATCTGGTCGACCACGCCATCGTGATTGGTTACGGCCGGGTCGGCAGCGCGCTGGCGGCGGTGCTGCGCGAGCGCGGCGTGCCGGTGCTGGTGATCGACGACAACCGCGACCATGTCGAACGCGCCCACGCCGACGGCATCCCCGGCATCCGCGGCAGTGCCGCCGCCGACCGCGTGCTGGCCGAGGCGCATCCGGAGAAGGCCAAGATCGCGATCCTGGCGATCCCGCAGCCGCTGGAGGCCGGCGAGGCCCTGGCCAAGCTGCGTGCGCTGAATCCGGCGCTGACCCTGCTGGCGCGGGCGCACAGCGATGCCGAGGTCAAGCACCTGCTCGACCACGGCGCCGACGGCACGGTGATGGCCGAGCGCGAGCTGGCCTATTCGCTGGCGGAAATGGTGATGGCGACGCCGCCGTACCGGGGGATGCGCGCCGTCGCGCGCTGA